A single region of the Gorilla gorilla gorilla isolate KB3781 chromosome 1, NHGRI_mGorGor1-v2.1_pri, whole genome shotgun sequence genome encodes:
- the TEX50 gene encoding testis-expressed protein 50 gives MSNQRLPLIFSLLFICFFGESFCICDGTVWTKVGWEILPEEVHYWKVKGSPSHCLPYLLDKLCCDFANMDIFQGCLYLIYNLLQAVFFILFVLSVHYLWIKWKKHQKKLKKQASLEKPGNDPESPLINNIDQTLHRVATTASVIYKIWEHRSHHPSSKKIKHCKLKKKSKEEGARRY, from the exons ATGTCTAATCAAAGACTACCGCTgattttttctctgttgtttatcTGCTTCTTCGGGGAGAGTTTCTGCATTTGTGATGGAACTGTCTGGACAAAGGTTGGATGGGAGATTCTTCCAGAAGAAGTACATTATTGGAAAGTTAAGGGTTCTCCATCTCACTGCCTGCCTTATCTTCTGGATAAACTATGCTGCGACTTTGCTAACATGGATATATTTCAGGGTTGTTTATATCTCATTTATAATCTATTACAAGCTGTCTTTTTCATCTTATTTGTTTTGTCTGTGCATTACCTGTGGATCAAATGGAAGAAACACCAAAAAAAG cTGAAAAAGCAAGCCTCCTTAGAAAAACCTGGTAATGATCCAGAAAGCCCATTGATCAACAACATTGACCAAACACTCCACAGAGTGGCAACCACAGCATCAGTGATATACAAGATCTGGGAGCACAGGTCTCACCATCCTTCCTCTAAGAAAATTAAGCACTGCAAATTAAAGAAGAAGAGTAAAGAAGAAGGAGCCAGAAGATActaa